One Brassica napus cultivar Da-Ae chromosome A1, Da-Ae, whole genome shotgun sequence genomic region harbors:
- the LOC106437922 gene encoding receptor-like protein kinase FERONIA, producing MEGRCRLSLLSLLLLLLSATTLTSAADYSPTDNFLLNCGGSSDLPDTDNRTWIPDVKSKFLSSSADSKTSPAATQDPSVPDVPYMTARIFRSPFTYSFPVSSGRKFVRLHFYPNSYDGLNATNSLFSVSLGSYTLLKNFSAAQMAQALTFSFIVKEFIVNVEGGALNVTFTPESTPSNAYAYVNGIEVTSMPDLYSSTDGSLTVVGSSGGVTIDNSTALENVYRLNVGGNDISPSDDTGLYRSWYDDQPYIFGAGLGITETADPNMTIEYPSGTPTYVAPVDVYSTARSMGPTPQINLNYNLTWIFSIDSGFSYLVRLHFCEVAPNITKINQRVFTVYLNNQTAEPEADVAGWTGGQGIPFHKDYVVNPPDGKGQQDLWLALHPNTREKPEYYDALLNGVEIFKMNTSDGNLAGPNPIPGPQVTADPSKVLRPRTSQSKNHTAVIAGAASGAVVLGLIVGLCAMIAYRRRNRGEYQPASDATSGWLPLSLYGNSHSGGSGKTNTTGSYASSLPSNLCRHFSFAEIKAATKNFDESRVLGVGGFGKVYRGEIDGGTTKVAIKRGNPMSEQGVHEFQTEIEMLSKLRHRHLVSLIGYCEENCEMILVYDYMAHGTMREHLYKTQNSPLPWKQRLEICIGAARGLHYLHTGAKHTIIHRDVKTTNILLDEKWVAKVSDFGLSKTGPALDHTHVSTVVKGSFGYLDPEYFRRQQLTDKSDVYSFGVVLFEALCARPALNPTLAKEQVSLAEWAPYCYKKGMLDQIVDPHLKGKITPECFKKFAETAMKCVLDQGIERPSMGDVLWNLEFALQLQESAEESGKGICSEMDMDEIKYDDDNCKGKNNSEKGCDVYEGNVTDSRSSGIDMSIGGRSLASEDSDGLTPSGVFSQIMNPKGR from the coding sequence ATGGAGGGACGATGCCGTCTCTCCCttttgtctcttcttcttcttctcttatctGCAACTACTTTAACCTCAGCTGCTGATTACTCTCCCACCGACAACTTCCTCTTGAACTGTGGTGGTTCTTCTGATCTACCCGACACAGACAACCGTACATGGATTCCCGATGTCAAATCCAAGTTCTTGTCTTCCTCCGCAGACTCCAAAACCTCTCCCGCCGCCACACAAGACCCTTCCGTCCCCGATGTCCCTTACATGACAGCTAGGATCTTCCGATCTCCCTTCACTTACTCTTTCCCTGTATCATCAGGTCGCAAGTTCGTGCGTCTCCACTTCTACCCCAACTCATACGACGGTCTCAACGCCACGAACTCCCTCTTCTCCGTCTCCCTCGGGTCCTACACCCTCCTCAAGAACTTCAGCGCTGCTCAGATGGCTCAGGCGTTGACTTTCTCTTTCATCGTTAAGGAGTTTATAGTTAACGTTGAAGGCGGAGCATTAAACGTGACCTTCACGCCAGAGTCAACACCTTCTAACGCCTATGCGTATGTGAACGGGATTGAGGTTACTTCAATGCCTGATCTTTACAGCAGCACAGATGGGTCTTTGACGGTTGTTGGATCTTCTGGTGGAGTCACCATCGATAACAGCACCGCTCTCGAGAATGTTTATAGACTCAATGTTGGAGGGAATGATATCTCTCCTTCTGATGATACAGGTCTGTACAGGTCATGGTACGATGATCAGCCTTATATCTTTGGTGCGGGTCTTGGAATCACTGAGACTGCTGATCCAAACATGACCATCGAGTACCCTTCTGGGACGCCTACGTATGTTGCTCCTGTGGATGTTTACTCCACTGCTAGGTCGATGGGGCCAACACCTCAGATCAATCTCAACTACAATCTCACTTGGATCTTCAGTATTGACTCCGGGTTTAGTTACCTTGTCAGGCTTCATTTCTGTGAGGTTGCTCCTAATATTACTAAGATTAACCAGAGGGTGTTTACAGTCTACCTCAACAACCAAACGGCTGAGCCTGAAGCTGATGTTGCTGGGTGGACGGGAGGACAGGGGATTCCGTTCCACAAAGATTACGTAGTGAATCCTCCGGATGGTAAGGGACAGCAAGATCTGTGGCTTGCTCTTCATCCAAACACGAGGGAGAAGCCGGAGTACTATGATGCTCTTCTTAATGGTGTTGAGATATTCAAGATGAATACTTCTGATGGTAATCTTGCTGGTCCTAATCCTATACCTGGTCCACAAGTGACTGCTGATCCATCTAAAGTCTTGCGCCCGCGTACTAGTCAATCCAAGAACCACACGGCTGTTATTGCAGGTGCAGCTAGTGGTGCAGTTGTTTTGGGACTTATCGTTGGTTTGTGTGCAATGATTGCTTACCGGAGACGTAACCGTGGTGAGTACCAGCCTGCAAGTGATGCAACATCAGGTTGGCTTCCACTGTCTCTGTATGGAAACTCACATTCTGGTGGCTCTGGAAAGACAAACACAACAGGTAGCTATGCTTCTTCCCTTCCTTCAAATCTTTGTCGTCACTTCTCCTTTGCTGAGATCAAAGCTGCTACTAAGAACTTCGATGAGTCCCGGGTGCTTGGTGTTGGTGGTTTCGGCAAGGTTTACAGAGGTGAGATCGATGGTGGAACTACAAAGGTAGCCATCAAGAGAGGAAACCCTATGTCTGAACAAGGAGTACACGAGTTCCAAACCGAGATTGAAATGCTTTCGAAGCTTAGACACCGTCACCTTGTGTCTTTGATCGGTTACTGTGAAGAGAACTGTGAAATGATCCTAGTGTATGATTACATGGCTCATGGGACAATGAGAGAGCATCTTTACAAAACACAGAACTCTCCTCTTCCTTGGAAGCAACGTCTTGAGATATGCATCGGTGCAGCTAGAGGGCTACACTATCTACACACTGGTGCAAAACATACGATCATCCACAGGGATGTGAAGACGACAAACATTCTACTTGATGAGAAATGGGTGGCTAAGGTCTCTGACTTCGGTCTGTCAAAGACTGGTCCTGCACTGGACCACACACACGTAAGCACGGTCGTGAAAGGAAGTTTCGGTTATCTTGACCCAGAGTACTTCAGACGGCAGCAACTGACTGATAAGTCCGATGTCTACTCCTTTGGAGTTGTTCTCTTTGAAGCCTTATGCGCACGTCCTGCGTTGAATCCCACACTGGCCAAAGAACAAGTGAGCTTAGCTGAATGGGCACCATACTGCTACAAGAAAGGCATGCTTGATCAGATCGTTGACCCTCATCTAAAAGGCAAGATCACACCTGAATGCTTCAAGAAGTTTGCTGAAACCGCGATGAAGTGTGTGCTAGACCAGGGCATTGAGAGACCGTCGATGGGAGATGTCCTGTGGAACCTGGAGTTCGCGTTGCAGCTTCAGGAAAGCGCAGAGGAGAGCGGGAAAGGAATATGCAGTGAGATGGACATGGATGAGATCAAGTACGATGATGACAACTGTAAAGGGAAGAATAACAGCGAGAAAGGCTGTGATGTGTATGAAGGGAACGTGACAGACTCGAGGAGCAGTGGAATAGACATGAGCATAGGTGGTCGGAGTTTGGCAAGTGAAGATTCAGATGGACTCACTCCAAGTGGTGTGTTTTCTCAGATCATGAATCCTAAGGGACGTTAG